In Panthera leo isolate Ple1 chromosome B3, P.leo_Ple1_pat1.1, whole genome shotgun sequence, a single genomic region encodes these proteins:
- the LRFN5 gene encoding leucine-rich repeat and fibronectin type-III domain-containing protein 5 isoform X1 — protein MEKFLFYLFFIGIAVRAQICPKRCVCQILSPNLATLCAKKGLLFVPPNIDRRTVELRLADNFVTNIKRKDFANMTSLVDLTLSRNTISFITPHAFADLRNLRALHLNSNRLTKITNDMFSGLSNLHHLILNNNQLTLISSTAFDDVFALEELDLSYNNLETIPWDAVEKMVSLHTLSLDHNMIDNIPKGTFSHLHKMTRLDVTSNKLQKLPPDPLFQRAQVLATSGIISPSTFALSFGGNPLHCNCELLWLRRLSREDDLETCASPALLTGRYFWSIPEEEFLCEPPLITRHTHEMRVLEGQRATLRCKARGDPEPAIHWISPEGKLISNATRSLVYDNGTLDILITTVKDTGAFTCIASNPAGEATQTVDLHIIKLPHLLNSTNHIHEPDPGSSDISTSTKSGSNASSSNGDPKMSQDKIVVAEATSSTALLKFNFQRNIPGIRMFQIQYNGTYDDTLVYRMIPPTSKTFLVNNLAAGTIYDLCVLAIYDDGITSLTATRVVGCIQFTTEQDYVRCHFMQSQFLGGTMIIIIGGIIVASVLVFIIILMIRYKVCNNNGQHKVTKVSNVYSQTNGAQIQGCSVTLPQSMSKQAVGHEENAQCCKVANDNVIQSSETCSSQDSSTTTSALPPTWTSSTSVSQKQKRKTGTKPSTEPQNEAVTNVESQNTNRNNSTALQLASRPPDSVTEGPTSKRAHSKPNALLTNVDQIVQETQRLELI, from the exons atggaaaaatttcttttttatctgtttttcattGGCATAGCAGTGAGAGCTCAGATCTGTCCAAAGCGTTGTGTCTGTCAGATTTTGTCTCCTAATCTCGCAACCCTTTGTGCCAAGAAAGGGCTTTTATTTGTTCCACCAAACATCGACAGAAGAACTGTGGAGCTGCGGTTGGCAGACAATTTTGttacaaatattaaaaggaaagattttgCCAATATGACCAGCTTGGTGGACCTGACTCTATCCAGGAATACAATAAGTTTTATCACACCTCATGCTTTTGCTGACTTGCGAAATTTGAGGGCATTGCATTTGAATAGCAACAGATTGACTAAAATTACAAACGATATGTTCAGTGGGCTTTCCAATCTCCATCATTTGATACTGAACAACAATCAGCTGACTTTAATCTCTTCTACAGCATTTGATGATGTCTTTGCCCTTGAGGAGCTGGACCTGTCCTACAATAATTTAGAAACGATTCCTTGGGATGCAGTTGAAAAGATGGTTAGCTTGCACACCCTTAGTTTGGATCATAATATGATTGATAATATTCCCAAAGGGACTTTCTCCCACTTGCACAAGATGACTCGGCTTGATGTAACATCAAATAAATTGCAGAAGCTACCACCTGATCCTCTCTTTCAGCGAGCTCAGGTACTAGCAACCTCAGGAATAATCAGCCCATCAACTTTTGCATTAAGTTTCGGTGGAAACCCTTTGCACTGCAATTGTGAATTGTTGTGGTTGAGACGTCTGTCCAGAGAAGATGACCTAGAGACTTGTGCTTCTCCAGCACTCTTAACTGGCCGCTATTTTTGGTCAATTCCTGAGGAAGAGTTTTTATGTGAACCTCCTCTCATTACTCGTCATACGCATGAGATGAGAGTGCTGGAAGGTCAAAGGGCAACCCTGAGGTGCAAAGCCAGGGGCGACCCTGAACCTGCAATTCACTGGATTTCTCCTGAAGGGAAGCTTATTTCAAATGCAACAAGATCTCTGGTGTATGATAACGGAACACTTGATATTCTCATCACGACTGTGAAGGATACAGGTGCTTTTACCTGCATTGCTTCCAATCCTGCTGGGGAAGCAACACAAACAGTGGATCTTCATATAATTAAGCTCCCTCACTTACTCAACAGTACAAACCATATCCACGAGCCTGATCCTGGTTCTTCAGATATCTCAACTTCTACGAAGTCAGGTTCTAATGCAAGCAGTAGTAATGGTGATCCTAAAATGAGTCAAGATAAAATTGTAGTAGCAGAAGCGACATCATCCACGGCACTACTTaagtttaattttcaaagaaatattccTGGAATACGTATGTTCCAAATCCAGTATAATGGTACTTATGATGACACCCTTgtttacag AATGATACCTCCCACGAGCAAAACTTTTCTTGTCAATAACCTGGCTGCTGGAACTATCTATGACCTGTGTGTCTTGGCAATATATGATGATGGCATCACTTCGCTCACTGCCACGAGAGTCGTGGGTTGCATCCAGTTTACTACGGAACAAGATTATGTGCGATGCCACTTCATGCAGTCCCAGTTTTTGGGAGGCACcatgattattattattggtgGAATAATTGTAGCATCTGTGCTGGTTTTCATCATCATCCTAATGATCCGGTATAAGGTTTGCAACAATAACGGGCAACACAAGGTCACCAAGGTCAGCAATGTCTACTCTCAAACTaatggggctcaaatccaaggCTGTAGTGTAACGCTGCCCCAGTCCATGTCCAAACAAGCTGTGGGACATGAAGAGAATGCCCAGTGTTGTAAAGTTGCCAATGACAATGTGATACAATCTTCGGAAACTTGTTCAAGTCAGGACTCCTCTACCACTACCTCTGCTTTGCCTCCTACCTGGACTTCAAGCACTTCTGTGTcccagaagcagaaaagaaagactgGCACAAAGCCAAGTACCGAACCACAGAATGAAGCCGTCACAAATGTTGAGTCCCAAAACACTAACAGGAACAACTCAACTGCATTGCAGTTAGCTAGTCGACCTCCTGATTCTGTCACAGAGGGGCCCACATCTAAAAGAGCACATTCAAAGCCAA ATGCTTTGCTGACTAATGTTGACCAGATTGTCCAGGAAACACAG
- the LRFN5 gene encoding leucine-rich repeat and fibronectin type-III domain-containing protein 5 isoform X2 — translation MEKFLFYLFFIGIAVRAQICPKRCVCQILSPNLATLCAKKGLLFVPPNIDRRTVELRLADNFVTNIKRKDFANMTSLVDLTLSRNTISFITPHAFADLRNLRALHLNSNRLTKITNDMFSGLSNLHHLILNNNQLTLISSTAFDDVFALEELDLSYNNLETIPWDAVEKMVSLHTLSLDHNMIDNIPKGTFSHLHKMTRLDVTSNKLQKLPPDPLFQRAQVLATSGIISPSTFALSFGGNPLHCNCELLWLRRLSREDDLETCASPALLTGRYFWSIPEEEFLCEPPLITRHTHEMRVLEGQRATLRCKARGDPEPAIHWISPEGKLISNATRSLVYDNGTLDILITTVKDTGAFTCIASNPAGEATQTVDLHIIKLPHLLNSTNHIHEPDPGSSDISTSTKSGSNASSSNGDPKMSQDKIVVAEATSSTALLKFNFQRNIPGIRMFQIQYNGTYDDTLVYRCFAD, via the exons atggaaaaatttcttttttatctgtttttcattGGCATAGCAGTGAGAGCTCAGATCTGTCCAAAGCGTTGTGTCTGTCAGATTTTGTCTCCTAATCTCGCAACCCTTTGTGCCAAGAAAGGGCTTTTATTTGTTCCACCAAACATCGACAGAAGAACTGTGGAGCTGCGGTTGGCAGACAATTTTGttacaaatattaaaaggaaagattttgCCAATATGACCAGCTTGGTGGACCTGACTCTATCCAGGAATACAATAAGTTTTATCACACCTCATGCTTTTGCTGACTTGCGAAATTTGAGGGCATTGCATTTGAATAGCAACAGATTGACTAAAATTACAAACGATATGTTCAGTGGGCTTTCCAATCTCCATCATTTGATACTGAACAACAATCAGCTGACTTTAATCTCTTCTACAGCATTTGATGATGTCTTTGCCCTTGAGGAGCTGGACCTGTCCTACAATAATTTAGAAACGATTCCTTGGGATGCAGTTGAAAAGATGGTTAGCTTGCACACCCTTAGTTTGGATCATAATATGATTGATAATATTCCCAAAGGGACTTTCTCCCACTTGCACAAGATGACTCGGCTTGATGTAACATCAAATAAATTGCAGAAGCTACCACCTGATCCTCTCTTTCAGCGAGCTCAGGTACTAGCAACCTCAGGAATAATCAGCCCATCAACTTTTGCATTAAGTTTCGGTGGAAACCCTTTGCACTGCAATTGTGAATTGTTGTGGTTGAGACGTCTGTCCAGAGAAGATGACCTAGAGACTTGTGCTTCTCCAGCACTCTTAACTGGCCGCTATTTTTGGTCAATTCCTGAGGAAGAGTTTTTATGTGAACCTCCTCTCATTACTCGTCATACGCATGAGATGAGAGTGCTGGAAGGTCAAAGGGCAACCCTGAGGTGCAAAGCCAGGGGCGACCCTGAACCTGCAATTCACTGGATTTCTCCTGAAGGGAAGCTTATTTCAAATGCAACAAGATCTCTGGTGTATGATAACGGAACACTTGATATTCTCATCACGACTGTGAAGGATACAGGTGCTTTTACCTGCATTGCTTCCAATCCTGCTGGGGAAGCAACACAAACAGTGGATCTTCATATAATTAAGCTCCCTCACTTACTCAACAGTACAAACCATATCCACGAGCCTGATCCTGGTTCTTCAGATATCTCAACTTCTACGAAGTCAGGTTCTAATGCAAGCAGTAGTAATGGTGATCCTAAAATGAGTCAAGATAAAATTGTAGTAGCAGAAGCGACATCATCCACGGCACTACTTaagtttaattttcaaagaaatattccTGGAATACGTATGTTCCAAATCCAGTATAATGGTACTTATGATGACACCCTTgtttacag ATGCTTTGCTGACTAA